The Methanococcus voltae PS genome segment GATACTCCAATATTGGAGATATTACCATTATTATTTATTGTATGGTTTATTATTGAAGCAATACATTATTCAAAAGAGAAAAACTATAAATCTTTAATATATGGTTTATTAGCTACATTGATGCTTGCTTTATATCCATTTATGTGGTCAGCTTGGTGGTATGGATACTACATTGTAATTGCATTCTTAGTAATATATGCAATTTATAAAGGAATTAGTTACAATAGTATTGCAAAATATACTAAATCTAAAAATAATAATCATAAAGATAAAATTGAATCTGAAAAATTAGAAATGTTAAATATTTTAAAAATTTCAGGTTTATTTATTATCGGTGGAGCAGTATTGATAACAGCTTTATATGGTGTAAGTACCACAATGAATGCTTTACAAGCTCCTTTGAATTACCTAGGGTTAGATGAAGTTTCTTCACAAACTGGTTGGCCTAACGTTTTGACCACAGTTTCTGAGTTAGATACTGCATCACTCGACGAAATAATAAGCTCATCATTGGGAAGTATACATTTATTTGCAATAGGTTTAATTGGTATTTTCTTATCCTTGTTTAGGAAAGTATTAACACCTGTAAAGCAAATTTCAAATGGATTAGCTGAAAAATTAGATATAAAATATGCTTTACTCCTTATAATATGGTTTGCCGTTACATTCTTGGCAGCATCAAAAGGTGTAAGGTTCGTAGCATTAATGGTGCCCCCATTATCAATTGGTGTGGGTATCTTTGTCGGATTTATTGAACAATTTATTAAAAACAATCTCGATAAAAAATACGAATACGTTGCATACCCAACAATTGCTATAATTGTATTGTATGCGTTATTTACAATATATCGTGCAGATAGTGCGGATTTAGTTAGGATGTTACTCCCTTCAAATTACGTGCCTATCGCAGAAGGAATAATGCTCGCATCATTAGCAGTATTAATAATTTATAAGGTGGCAGAATTAATCGCAGAATCCAATAAAAAGTTAGTAATGAATAAAATATTCATGATATTATTAGCAATTGGATTGATTACACCTACAATAGCTACAATAGTTCCATTCTACAGTGTACCAACATATAATGATGGTTGGGGCGAAAGTTTAGAATGGATAAATACGCAAACACCAAATAACTCAGTTGTAACTTGTTGGTGGGACAATGGTCACATCTACACATGGAAAACTGATAGAATGGTAACTTTCGATGGAAGTAGCCAAAACACTCCAAGAGCTTATTGGGTAGGTAGAGCATTTTCAACCTCCAACGAGAGCCTTGCAAATGGTATATTTAGAATGTTGGCTTCTTCTGGAGATAAAGCATATACTACAGATAGCGTATTAATTAAAAAGACAGGTTCTATTAAAAATACAGTAGATGTTTTAAATGAAATATTACCATTGACAAAATCAGATGCTCAAAAAGCTTTGAAAAATAGTTCCTATAAATTCACAGATACGGAAGTGTCTGAAATTTTGGATGCAACTCACCCAAAAGTTACAAATCCAGATTATTTAATTACATACAATAGAATGACCTCGATAGCTTCAGTATGGAGTTATTTTGGTAATTGGGATTTCAATTTACCTGCAGGTACTTCAAGAAGTGAAAGAGAAGCAGGTTCTTTCCAAGGATTACAAACATATGCAACAAATATTAATGACACATTAATTGTTAGGTCATTAATTCAGCAAACCGCTGAATACAACATATACACATTGATTGAAGTTAGAAATGAAACTTTAACCGGTGCTATGATGGCAGTAACCAACGATGGACAAATGCAAACTCAACAATTAAATATGCACAAAGTTAAATTAATGGTTAATGAAAATGGCAAATCTAAAATGTACAATTCTTTAGCAGACCCTGATGGTCAACTAAGTCTATTGATAAAAGTTGATAAGAATTCAATAATTGGTACTGATGGTTCAAATAATCCAGTTTACTCATCAAGTTCTTGGATGGCTACTGCAAACTTAGAAGATAGCGTATATTCAAAATTACACTTCTTCGATGGAGAAGGTTTAGACACCATAAAACTTGAAAAAGAGTCATTAGACCCAACTGCAAATGGTGTACAGCCTGGATTTAAAGTATTTAGCGTGGATTACGGTAATTACTCAAAATAATAAATAGTAATAAAATATAATAAAATATAATAAACTATAATTAAAATACAATAAACTATAATTAAAATACAATAAAATAAAAATTAATAAATAAATAATTCTTTTTCTTTTTTTTAGTTTTTTTGAAGTTTATTTTTGATTCTTAAAATTAATTTTATATATAATTCGTTATTTATATAAATTATAATGTTAAATTACATTAAGAGATTATTATATTTTTATTTTTATAAAATTTAATCGAAAGGACGAAACACAAATATCGTATATGTTGGTGATTTTATGATAGAAGTAATGAGATTAGGGCACAGGGGCGAACGAGATAAGAGGATTTCCACACACGTGGCACTTACTTCAAGAGCGTTAGGTGCAAGTAATATAATATTTACAAGTGGCGATAAACACGTACATGGAAGCGTAGATAGGATAACAGAAAGCTGGGGCGGAGATTTTCAATTTAAAGTAGCTGATTCTTGGAAATCTTACGTAAAAGAATTTAAAAAAAATAATGGTGTTGTAGCACATTTGACTATGTACGGCGAAAATATCAACGAAATAATGCCTGAAATTATAGGAAGGGTTTATCCTACAGAAGGTACTGAATCAAATAAATGTGAAAATCAAAAAGAAGAACCTAAAAATCTTTTGGTAATCATCGGTGCTGAAAAAGTACCTCGTGAAGCTTATGAATTAGCAGATTACAACGTTTCAGTAGGTAATCAGCCACATTCTGAAGTTGCAGCAATTGCCATATTTTTGGATAGGTTAACAATGGGTAAAAATTTGTATTCGGAATATGAAGATGCTACAATAAGAGTAATACCTTGTAAAAATGGTAAAAATGTTATCATGAGTGATTTAGAGGGGGAATGTGACGATTTTGATAAAGAATGCAGTGAAGATAATTAATTTTATTATCTGATTTATTATTCAATTTTATTCTTTATCGATACAATGATATAGTTGACTAACTTATATTACGTAAATAGTATTTTAGAAATTTTGATAATATGTAATTATACAACCAATTTAAAATAATACTTATTTTATCTCTTTTTTTGAAATTCGAGTGAATTTGGTGAAATTATGATGTTAAGTGATACTGATATATTAAATGAACTAAATGCGGGAAATTTGGAAATAACTCCATTCAATGAAAAATGCGTGGGTCCATGCTCTTATGACGTTACACTGGGAAGTGAATTTATAAGGTATTCAAGCCCTGTTTATGATATTAAGGAAGAATTAAAACCTATAAAGTTTAGTATCGACGATTCAATAATGATATGTCCTTTAAATTATCATCTTGATGAACCTACAATTGAGTATCTTAAAGAAAAATACAATATCGATAAAATCGTTAGTGGTGGTCTTTTAGGTACTACAAATGAATACATAAAGCTCCCAAACGACATATGTGCACAATATCAAGGTAGAAGTAGTTTTGGAAGAGTGTTTTTACAATCCCACCAAACCGCAGGTTGGATTGATACAGGTTTCCATGGTAAAATAACTTTGGAAATCGTAGCTTATGATAAACCAGTAATCTTGTACAAAAATCAAAGAATTGGGCAGTTAATATTTAGCAAAACTTTAACTCCTTCAAAAGTTGGTTATTCAGAAAGAGAATGTTCAAAATATGCAGGACAAAATTCAGTGATGCACTCATTAATTAAAAAAGACTTCGAATAATATTTAATATTATTATATTTTATTTTATTTTTATTTTATTATATTTTTATTATATTTTTATAAATTCTTTATTCTTTAATTTATTAGGTTCCTAATCTAGATTTTAGGGATTAATCGATAGGTTAAATTGTTTTAATATTACCCATAAAATTATATACAAATTATTTCTAAAAAACATTAACTTTAAATTTAAAACACACATATGTATGAAATATCATTTTCAAACTAGATTATTTTATGATGTAAATAAAACAAGTTTAAAAAAAGTTTAAAAAATAGAAAGATAACTAAAAATAAAAATAAAAAGCTAAAGGTGTTTATATGTATATTGCCGATGAGATTATAGAAACCGTAAAAATGATTGAATATGAAAATTTGGACATAAGAACAACCACCTTGGGAGTTAACTTAAAGGACTGTGTAGATAAAGATTTGGACCTCTTGAAGGATAACATTTACCAAAAAGTGACTGGATTGGGTGGAAATCTCGTAGAAACAGCAGACGCTGTAGCTAATAAATACGGAATTCCAATCGTAAACAAAAGGATATCCGTAACCCCTATTGGTTTAATAATGGGACCAACCTTAAAAGGATTAAACAAAGAAGAAGCTATTGACGCATGTGTAGAAGTAGGTGTTACACTCGATAAAATCGCAAAGGACGTAGGTGTAGATTTTATTGGTGGTTACTCAGCATTAGTTCAAAAGAAAGCAACTCCTGAAGAAAAACGATTAATTCAATCAATACCTAAATTGATGACAAAAACAGATAGAGTATGTTCATCAGTAAACGTTGCTACCACAAAAGCTGGTATAAACATGTACGCAGTTAAAAAAATGGGGGAAATCATAAAAGAAACCTCATTAATAACAAAAGACGCAATTGGTTGTGCTAAAATCGTTGTATTTTGTAATGCACCAGAAGATAACCCGTTCATGGCAGGGGCTTTCCACGGTGTTGGAGAAGGAGACTCAGTTATAAACGTGGGAGTTTCAGGTCCAGGTGTAGTTAGAGCAGTACTCGAAAAATTACCTGGGGAAAAAATAGACGTTGTAAGTGACCAAATCAAAAAGACCGCATTTAAAATCACAAGAATGGGTGAGTTAATTGGTGGAGAAGTTGCTAAAAACTTAGATGTTGAATTTGGTATCGTTGATTTATCATTAGCTCCAACACCAGCAATAGGAGATAGTATCGCGAATATCTTGGAAGCTATGGGTTTAGAAAGGTGCGGTACACACGGTACAACAGCAGCACTCGCTTTATTAAACGACGCTGTTAAGAAAGGTGGAGCTATGGCATCAAGAAACGTGGGTGGTTTAAGTGGTGCATTCATCCCAGTAAGTGAAGATGCAGGTATGATTGAAGCAGCAGAGGTTGGGGCTCTTAAAATTGAAAAATTAGAAGCTATGACTTGTGTATGTTCAGTAGGTTTAGATATGATTGCAGTACCTGGTAAAACACCCGCTTCCACAATTTCAGGAATCATTGCAGATGAAATGGCAATTGGTATGGTTAACAAAAAGACAACCGCGGTTAGATTAATACCAGTTCCAAATAAAGATGTTGGAGACCACGTAGAATATGGGGGATTGTTAGGTACAGCTCCAATTATGCCAGTAAGTGAATTTTCCTCAGAAGAATTCATCGAAAGAGGCGGTAGAATACCAGCACCTATCCAATCAATGACAAATTAATTACTAAATTAAATATATCTTTTTTACTTTTTTAAAATAACATAATAAATCAATAATAAAATAAAAATAAAAATAAAAAATAGTTTATTTAAAATTTAGAATTTTCTTCCAAACCTAAATCTTTTAAAAAGCTACATACTTTACAAATTTTTAAAGCAGATGGCTCACCACATTTTTCGCATATACTAACGGATTCTGGAACTTCTAAATACTCTAAAAGCCTTTCATAACCGGCTACTATAGAGTACATTGCTCCTGCGTGTTTTTCCTCTAATGTATCTATGATATCGGAAACTTCCGAACGATACGATAAGCACGAATAAGGGCAAGGTTCCTTATGGTAATCCATTTCAAGAATATCTGCAAATAATTTAACTTCTTCCTCGGGAATCTTTGAAAGTGGCTTTATTCTTTTAACAAACTTATCGCTTTGGGATGATTTACCCAATATTGCAAGTTTTTTAATATCTCCTTCGATGTAATTCATCATCACCGCTTGGGAAATATCATCTAAATTATGTCCTATAGCTAAATAATCGCAACCTTTTTCAATTGCAACCCTATTCAAGATTTTACGTCTAATCACACCGCAAAAAGAACACGGATTCATAGTCATATTTTTTTCTTTCGCAATAGCTACAATACTATCAAGGTCTGAATCAATATACTCCGAAAAAGTGACGATATGATATTCAATACCATATTCTTCACAAAATTTTATTCCTTTTTCAATTCCATCATTTCTAAATCCTTCGATACCTTCATTAACCATGATGCCAACGATTTTTGAGTTAGGGATTTGATTAAAG includes the following:
- a CDS encoding dolichyl-diphosphooligosaccharide--protein glycosyltransferase subunit STT3 — protein: MTENNEKVKNSDSANNQSSKNSKFNFNFEDKKVKCAKTILIIIFLAFLSFQMRAQTADMGFTTNEQYLDVFSDDNGRMYLTALDPYYYLRMSENYLENGHTGDTLKNIDGQQVPWDSYKYGPTGARATFNLLSVVTVWVYQVWHAMDSTVTLMNAAFWVPAILSMFLITPIFFTVRRITSSDIGGAVAAILASLSPSIFVKTVAGFSDTPILEILPLLFIVWFIIEAIHYSKEKNYKSLIYGLLATLMLALYPFMWSAWWYGYYIVIAFLVIYAIYKGISYNSIAKYTKSKNNNHKDKIESEKLEMLNILKISGLFIIGGAVLITALYGVSTTMNALQAPLNYLGLDEVSSQTGWPNVLTTVSELDTASLDEIISSSLGSIHLFAIGLIGIFLSLFRKVLTPVKQISNGLAEKLDIKYALLLIIWFAVTFLAASKGVRFVALMVPPLSIGVGIFVGFIEQFIKNNLDKKYEYVAYPTIAIIVLYALFTIYRADSADLVRMLLPSNYVPIAEGIMLASLAVLIIYKVAELIAESNKKLVMNKIFMILLAIGLITPTIATIVPFYSVPTYNDGWGESLEWINTQTPNNSVVTCWWDNGHIYTWKTDRMVTFDGSSQNTPRAYWVGRAFSTSNESLANGIFRMLASSGDKAYTTDSVLIKKTGSIKNTVDVLNEILPLTKSDAQKALKNSSYKFTDTEVSEILDATHPKVTNPDYLITYNRMTSIASVWSYFGNWDFNLPAGTSRSEREAGSFQGLQTYATNINDTLIVRSLIQQTAEYNIYTLIEVRNETLTGAMMAVTNDGQMQTQQLNMHKVKLMVNENGKSKMYNSLADPDGQLSLLIKVDKNSIIGTDGSNNPVYSSSSWMATANLEDSVYSKLHFFDGEGLDTIKLEKESLDPTANGVQPGFKVFSVDYGNYSK
- a CDS encoding tRNA (cytidine(56)-2'-O)-methyltransferase, producing MIEVMRLGHRGERDKRISTHVALTSRALGASNIIFTSGDKHVHGSVDRITESWGGDFQFKVADSWKSYVKEFKKNNGVVAHLTMYGENINEIMPEIIGRVYPTEGTESNKCENQKEEPKNLLVIIGAEKVPREAYELADYNVSVGNQPHSEVAAIAIFLDRLTMGKNLYSEYEDATIRVIPCKNGKNVIMSDLEGECDDFDKECSEDN
- the dcd gene encoding dCTP deaminase, which codes for MMLSDTDILNELNAGNLEITPFNEKCVGPCSYDVTLGSEFIRYSSPVYDIKEELKPIKFSIDDSIMICPLNYHLDEPTIEYLKEKYNIDKIVSGGLLGTTNEYIKLPNDICAQYQGRSSFGRVFLQSHQTAGWIDTGFHGKITLEIVAYDKPVILYKNQRIGQLIFSKTLTPSKVGYSERECSKYAGQNSVMHSLIKKDFE
- a CDS encoding PFL family protein translates to MYIADEIIETVKMIEYENLDIRTTTLGVNLKDCVDKDLDLLKDNIYQKVTGLGGNLVETADAVANKYGIPIVNKRISVTPIGLIMGPTLKGLNKEEAIDACVEVGVTLDKIAKDVGVDFIGGYSALVQKKATPEEKRLIQSIPKLMTKTDRVCSSVNVATTKAGINMYAVKKMGEIIKETSLITKDAIGCAKIVVFCNAPEDNPFMAGAFHGVGEGDSVINVGVSGPGVVRAVLEKLPGEKIDVVSDQIKKTAFKITRMGELIGGEVAKNLDVEFGIVDLSLAPTPAIGDSIANILEAMGLERCGTHGTTAALALLNDAVKKGGAMASRNVGGLSGAFIPVSEDAGMIEAAEVGALKIEKLEAMTCVCSVGLDMIAVPGKTPASTISGIIADEMAIGMVNKKTTAVRLIPVPNKDVGDHVEYGGLLGTAPIMPVSEFSSEEFIERGGRIPAPIQSMTN
- a CDS encoding TIGR00269 family protein is translated as MTAISKSKCGKCGNAFNDDELYFQKHSGTKFCKECFIKDTKRKVRKNLGKNILKNHITIGVGISGGKDSLVMAHILNEFFNQIPNSKIVGIMVNEGIEGFRNDGIEKGIKFCEEYGIEYHIVTFSEYIDSDLDSIVAIAKEKNMTMNPCSFCGVIRRKILNRVAIEKGCDYLAIGHNLDDISQAVMMNYIEGDIKKLAILGKSSQSDKFVKRIKPLSKIPEEEVKLFADILEMDYHKEPCPYSCLSYRSEVSDIIDTLEEKHAGAMYSIVAGYERLLEYLEVPESVSICEKCGEPSALKICKVCSFLKDLGLEENSKF